The DNA sequence GGCCTGCCTGGAGGCCTTCGAGCCCGCCACTCGACGGCTCGCCCTCACCGGTACGCCGTTCCGGTCGGACACCAACCCCATCCCCTTCGTGACGTACGAGGAGGGGAACGACGGAATCCGGCGGTCGGCCGCCGACTACACGTACGGCTACGGCAACGCCCTTGCCGACCACGTGGTGAGGCCGGTCATCTTCCTCTCCTACAGCGGCAACATGCGCTGGCGCACCAAGGCGGGCGACGAGATCGCCGCGCGGCTCGGCGAACCCATGACGAAGGACGCCATCAGCCAGGCCTGGCGTACGGCGCTGGATGCGCGCGGCGAGTGGATGCCGAGTGTGCTGCGCGCCGCCGACCAGCGGCTGACGGAGGTCCGTAAGGCCATCCCGGACGCCGGTGCGCTCGTCATCGCCTCCGACCAGGACTCCGCGCGCGCCTACGCCAAGCTGATCCGGGAGATCACCGGCAACAAGGCGACCCTCGTCCTCTCCGACGACGCGGGGGCGTCCAAGCGGATCGACGACTTCAGCGGAAACAACGACCGCTGGATGGTTGCCGTACGCATGGTGTCCGAGGGCGTCGACGTGCCGCGGCTCGCCGTCGGCGTGTACGCCACCACCATCTCGACCCCGCTTTTCTTCGCGCAGGCCGTCGGCCGTTTCGTGCGGTCCCGGCGGCGCGGCGAGACCGCCTCCGTCTTCCTGCCGACGGTCCCCGACCTCCTCACCTTCGCCAACGAGATGGAGGTCGAACGCGACCACGCCCTCGACAAGCCGAAGAAGGAGGGCGAGGAGGACCCGTACGCCGAATCCGAGAAGGAGATGGAGGAGGCGAACAAGGAGCAGGACGAGGACACCGGCGAGCAGGAGCAGTTCTCCTTCGAGGCGCTGGAGTCCGAGGCCGTCTTCGACCGGGTGCTCTACGACGGCGCCGAGTTCGGCATGCAGGCCCATCCCGGGAGCGAGGAGGAGCAGGACTACCTCGGGATTCCCGGCCTGCTCGAACCCGACCAGGTGCAGATGCTCCTCCAGAAGCGGCAGGCCCGGCAGATCGCGCACAGCCGCAAGAAGCCGGACGCCGAGGCCGACCTGCTGGAGCTGCCCGCCGAGCGGCGGCCCGTCGTCTCGCACAAGGAGATGATGGAGCTCCGCAAGCAGCTCAACACGATGGTGAGCGCGTACGTCCATCAAAGCGGCAAGCCGCACGGGGTGATCCACACCGAGCTGCGGCGCGTCTGCGGCGGGCCGCCGAGCGCCGAGGCCACGGCCGGGCAGCTGCGCCAGCGCATCGCCAAGGTTCAGGAGTGGGCCACCCGGATGAGGTGACGCCGGGCGCGTACGGGGGAGTGCGCGCAGGGCTCCGTACGCCGTACGTATCCGGGCAAACGGGAGTGGTCCGTACCGGCCGCTGCCCGGATTCTGGACGGAGCCTTCCGCTCAGCGAACCGGCTTCGCTAATGTCCCGCTACGCACACGCCCCGTGGCAGCGCCGCCGCGGAGCGCAGCCGTGAAGCGACGCGGTCCGGACAGTCGGTCCGGGCCGCCGGCCGATCGGCGGCCTCTGAAGCGCGTCACTGACGGGACTCGGTGACGCATCCGCCGCGAGGGGGCTGCCGACCTCACCACTAAGGAGTGGGCGTCGTGACCGCGGAGACCTCTCAGACGCTCGACCGGGGACTGCGCGTCCTCAAGCTGCTGGCCGACACCGACCACGGGCTGACCGTCACCGAGCTTTCCAACAAACTGGGCGTGAACCGGACCGTTGTGTACCGGCTGCTCGCCACGCTTGAACAGCACGCCCTGGTACGCCGTGACCTGGGCGGTCGCGCCCGCGTCGGGCTCGGTGTGCTGCGTCTGGGCCGACAGGTGCATCCGCTGGTACGGGAGGCCGCGCTGCCCGCGCTGCGTTCGCTGGCCGAGGACATCGGGGCGACGGCCCACCTGACGCTGGTGGACGGCACGGAGGCGCTGGCCGTTGCCGTGGTCGAGCCGACCTGGACCGACTATCACGTGGCCTACCGGGCCGGTTTCCGGCATCCTCTGGACCGCGGTGCCGCGGGCCGGGCCATACTCTCCGCCCGGCAGCAGCCGCTGCAGGAGCCCGGATACACCCTGACCCATGGGGAGTTGGAGGCGGGAGCGAGCGGAGCTGCCGCGCCGTTGATCGGCGTGACGGGCGTCGAGGGCAGCGTGGGTGTGGTGATGCTGGCCGACGCGGTGCCGGAGCGGGTGGGGCCGCGGGTCGTGGACGCGGCTCGGGAGGTGGCGGAGGCGTTGCGCTGACGCGGCGCGGGAGTGGCGGAGGCGAGGCGTTGACGCGCGGGTGCCCTAGGCAGGGCCCCGCACCACCTCCGACACTCGTGTCATGACCTCACTGAGCATCCGCACCGTCCACGGCCCCGCCGGGTTCACCGCTGTTGCCGACTACTTCAGTGACGTATGGCAGACGCCTCGCACCGCACCGCCCCTGCTGCCCGAGACGTTGAACAGCCTCGCCCACGCCGGTGGGGCGGTGCACGCCGCGTACGACGGGCAGCGGCTCGTCGGTGCCTGTGTCGCCGTGTTCGGCCCGCCGGCGTCGCGGGAGACGTACTCGCTGCTGGCCGCTGCCGAGCAGGGGCTCGGGCCGCAGATCAAGCGGGCGCAGCGGGCCTGGGCGGTGGAGCTCGGGGCGCTCACCATGCGCTGGACCTTCGATCCGCTGGTGGGCCGCAATGCCCGGTTCAACTTCGTGAAACTCGGCGCCACCGGCACCGGCTACCTCGTCGACTTCTACGGCCCCATGGCGGACGGAGTGAACGACGGCGACGAGAGCGACCGGCTGGAGGTGACCTGGGACCTGATCGGGCCACCGCAAGGTCTGTCCGGCCACGCCGGGCCCGGCACCCCGGATCGCGAGGCCGCGCCCGCCACCCACACGGCCCCCGACGGCGGGCCGCTCGCCCGCCGGGACCCTGAGGACCGGTATGTCTGGTGCCGCGTACCGGACGACATAGTGGCGCTGCGGGCCGCGGACCCGGAGCTGGCGCTGGGCTGGCGGCGGGCCGTGCGCGAGGTGTTCACGAAGGCCTTCGCCGACGGGTTCACGGCGACGGACATGTCCCGGGACGGCTGGTACACGCTCACCCGCCGGGAGGCCACCTCGTGAAACTCGAACGCGTCGAGATCGTCCACGTGGCGATCCCGCTGGTCAGCCCCTTCCGTACGTCCTTCGGCACGATGACGACGAAGGACACCTTCCTGCTGCACGTCGTCACGGACGCGGCCGAGGGCTGGTCGGAGTTCGCGGCCGACCCCGAGCCGCTGTACTGCTCGGAGTTCGTGGCCGGCGCGGAGATCGTCCTGCGTGACTTCCTGCTGCCGCGCGTCGCCGCCCTGCCCGTGCTCGGTGCGGCCCACCTCGCCCCGGCGATGGCGGGGATCAAGGGGCACGAGCTGGCGAAGGCTGCGCTGGAGACGGCCGTCCTCGACGCGGAGCTGCGGTCGTACGGGATGCCGCTGGCCACGTATCTCGGGTCGGTGCGCGAGCGGGTGCCGGCCGGGGTGTCGGTCGGGATCAGGCCGACGGTCGCCGAGTTGCTGGACGACGTCGAGGGGTATCTCGCCGAGGGGTACGTCCGGATCAAGCTGAAGATCGAGCCGGGCTGGGATCTGGAGCCGGTACGAGCCGTGCGCGACCGCTTCGGAGCGGACCTGCCGCTCCAGGTCGACGCCAACACCGCGTACACGCTCGCGGACGCCGAGCATCTGCGGCGGCTGGACGAGTTCGGGCTGCTGCTGATCGAGGAGCCGCTCGCGGAGAACAACCTGTACGCCCACGCCCGCCTCCAGCAGCGCATCGCGACCCCCGTCTGCCTGGACGAGTCCCTGCACAACGCCGCCGACACCGCGTCCGCGATCGCGATGGACGCGTGCCGCGTGGTGAACGTGAAGCCCGCGCGGGTCGGGGGATACCTGGAGGCGCGGCGCGTGCATGACGTGGCGTACGCGCACGGGGTGCCGGTGTGGTGCGGCGGCATGCTGGAGACGGGCATCGGCCGCGCCCCGAACCTGGCGCTGGCGGCCCTGCCCGGCTGCACGCTCCCTGGGGACACCTCGGCGTCCAGCCGCTACTTCGCCGAGGACATCACGGAGCCATTCGTGCTGGTCGACGGGCACCTTCCGGTGCCACGGTCGCCGGGCATCGGGGTGGCGCCGGTGCCCGAGACACTGCGGCGTTTCACGAAGGACAGGCGCGACCTGTACGTCACCTGACGAGCCCTGCGCGTGACCCGAACGGGGCAAACCCCGGCAGCTTTGACCTGCGCCTGGCCGGAACCCGCCGCCACGTTAGATTGATCCCGTGCTTTCTCGTCTCACGCGCCCCCGGGCCGTCGCCGTCTGCGCCCTGCCGGTCGTGGCCCTGCTCGCC is a window from the Streptomyces sp. NBC_00299 genome containing:
- a CDS encoding chorismate synthase; its protein translation is MTSLSIRTVHGPAGFTAVADYFSDVWQTPRTAPPLLPETLNSLAHAGGAVHAAYDGQRLVGACVAVFGPPASRETYSLLAAAEQGLGPQIKRAQRAWAVELGALTMRWTFDPLVGRNARFNFVKLGATGTGYLVDFYGPMADGVNDGDESDRLEVTWDLIGPPQGLSGHAGPGTPDREAAPATHTAPDGGPLARRDPEDRYVWCRVPDDIVALRAADPELALGWRRAVREVFTKAFADGFTATDMSRDGWYTLTRREATS
- a CDS encoding IclR family transcriptional regulator, which gives rise to MTAETSQTLDRGLRVLKLLADTDHGLTVTELSNKLGVNRTVVYRLLATLEQHALVRRDLGGRARVGLGVLRLGRQVHPLVREAALPALRSLAEDIGATAHLTLVDGTEALAVAVVEPTWTDYHVAYRAGFRHPLDRGAAGRAILSARQQPLQEPGYTLTHGELEAGASGAAAPLIGVTGVEGSVGVVMLADAVPERVGPRVVDAAREVAEALR
- a CDS encoding DEAD/DEAH box helicase, producing the protein MTTTAASSSSASHSHHLSPAFPGRAPWGTASKLRAWQQGAMDKYIQEQPRDFLAVATPGAGKTTFALTLASWLLHHHVVQQVTVVAPTEHLKKQWAEAAARIGIKLDPEYSAGPLGKDYQGVAVTYAGVGVRPMLHRNRVEQRKTLVILDEIHHAGDSKSWGEACLEAFEPATRRLALTGTPFRSDTNPIPFVTYEEGNDGIRRSAADYTYGYGNALADHVVRPVIFLSYSGNMRWRTKAGDEIAARLGEPMTKDAISQAWRTALDARGEWMPSVLRAADQRLTEVRKAIPDAGALVIASDQDSARAYAKLIREITGNKATLVLSDDAGASKRIDDFSGNNDRWMVAVRMVSEGVDVPRLAVGVYATTISTPLFFAQAVGRFVRSRRRGETASVFLPTVPDLLTFANEMEVERDHALDKPKKEGEEDPYAESEKEMEEANKEQDEDTGEQEQFSFEALESEAVFDRVLYDGAEFGMQAHPGSEEEQDYLGIPGLLEPDQVQMLLQKRQARQIAHSRKKPDAEADLLELPAERRPVVSHKEMMELRKQLNTMVSAYVHQSGKPHGVIHTELRRVCGGPPSAEATAGQLRQRIAKVQEWATRMR
- the menC gene encoding o-succinylbenzoate synthase; protein product: MKLERVEIVHVAIPLVSPFRTSFGTMTTKDTFLLHVVTDAAEGWSEFAADPEPLYCSEFVAGAEIVLRDFLLPRVAALPVLGAAHLAPAMAGIKGHELAKAALETAVLDAELRSYGMPLATYLGSVRERVPAGVSVGIRPTVAELLDDVEGYLAEGYVRIKLKIEPGWDLEPVRAVRDRFGADLPLQVDANTAYTLADAEHLRRLDEFGLLLIEEPLAENNLYAHARLQQRIATPVCLDESLHNAADTASAIAMDACRVVNVKPARVGGYLEARRVHDVAYAHGVPVWCGGMLETGIGRAPNLALAALPGCTLPGDTSASSRYFAEDITEPFVLVDGHLPVPRSPGIGVAPVPETLRRFTKDRRDLYVT